The Cervus elaphus chromosome 9, mCerEla1.1, whole genome shotgun sequence genomic interval TGCAGTTATGATTGATACTATATGTTTACACTTCTTTCAACTGTGAATGGTGCCATGTATGGTCCACATGTATATGAGATTTGATAAGTTTTAACTTtttagaataaatatatgtatatttcatggtAGCAAATGACAAAATAACTAGTATCTACATTTAATACATTCACAACATAACTagcttttccttaattttttcagtatttttgggCCACAAGGTTTATCTGCAAGTTTTTTCAAATTGTTGTAAATCTCCAAAGTTTTTTCCAgtatattctttggaaaaaatctGCATACAAGTGGACATGtgtagttcaaacccatgttgtttgaGGGTGAATTATACTTTATATAagtctactgagatgatcatgcCATTTTTGCTTTCTActgtattaatacattttattgcATAAGTTGAACTTGAGGTGTAAACCTATCCTAGCATCCCTGAAGTGCTTCTTAGGTGGCTCAATGGcagagaatctccctgccaacgcaggagacacaggagacgcaggtttgaaccctgggttgggaaagtcccctggaggagcacatagcaacccactccagtattcttgcctgaagaatttcgtggacagaggaggctggtgggcagtAGCATCCCTGAAGTAAATCCAACTTAATCATGTTGTGGTTAAAGATGCTGGACTGTATTTTTTAGTATTGTCGATTTTTGGATGGTATCCATTTTCACATGGAAAATTGGTTTCTTGATTTTTTGGCaacatttttgtctggttttagaaTCAGAGTAATACTGGTCCTATAGAATGAATCTCAAGTGTTGTGTTGATTCTACTTGGGGGGAGGGTTTCTGAAAACTCATTGAAACTTTGAATGTTTTGGGGAATTCTATGGTAAAGCCATTTAggtctgggttttctttttgagTAGTTTTTTTGTTAGTAATTCAACCAGGTCACTTGTTACACTTACAATcagaaaatcctttttttttcttattttctgtaaaatgtattattttttagagatttgtccatttcatctaagttatctAATTTGTTGTGATACTGTTGTTCATTGAATTCCtttataatgtttttgttttactggCTGCAATGCAAGACATTtgagatctttgttccctgaccagggatcaagcccccacccctgcagtggaagtacagagtcctaaccactggaattcCCCTAAATTtctttataatcctttttattgctgTAAGGTTGGTGAAAGTCTGTGGCTGATTTTAGGAATTTGAGTCTTCTCACTGtcagtctagctaaaggtttgtcaattttttttcaaacatcCCACTTTTGATTTTCTCGATTTTCTGCATGCTGtttctattctctattttctgctctttttttatttccttcatctcCTTGGGAATGGTGGTGTTGGTTGCCCATCCTTTCAAGTGTGATAAGGTACAAGGTAagattattgatttgagatcttttAGCACTTCTCTATGGATTTCTTTGACACAAGGGGCAGTGTTCTGTAATCACATTAGATGTACTTATAGTGTTTCAcacgtcttttattttcatgtcgATATTTTGCCTACTTGTGTACATAATATTGAAGTGAGATGCTGGAGTTTCCAATTACTGTTACTTGTTTTTCCCTTCATCTctcttttgcttcatttattttggcaAAGTTTCAATAACTTATGAGAGAACACAGACCTAGCAAGACAGAAAGACAGGACACTGTTCCAGTCAAGAGACCATACTCTTGATGCTAATGTTTCAACAtccctcagcttccctggtggctcagatggtaaagaatccacctgcaatgtgggagacctggttttgatccctgggttgggaagattccctggaggagggcatgcaacatactccagtattcttgcctggagaatccccatggacagaggagcctggttcgtggggtctcgaagagtcggacacgactgagcgactaagcacacacacacacattgctgtGCACTTTGGAGCCCAGGTGCCCCATTAGCACAAGTAATAAGGCACTGTAGGGCTTGGGTACAGCAGCATGAGACAACTTCTTGCAGCCCAGATGATAATATTTTTGTGGGAAAAGAGACATGGTTAGGAAATGAAGGCTTTGATGGAACGTAAAATAATGTGAGATAATAGGGAAACTGGGgtgtatatatatcttttcacTGAGGGTAGGCGCCTCAGTGAATGGTGATGTCATTATTGATCACTTGAGTTTCTACGACATAATACATCTTTAATACTTTGTCAGGAACTCCTTGGCTGTGTAAGTAaatgtttagtcaccaagtcatgtccaactcttgcaaccccatggactgtaggccaccaggcccctctgtccaagggatttttcaggcaatactggagtggattgcatctccttccccaggggaccatcctgacccagggatcgaatctgcatctcctaattggcagacagattctttaccactgggccacctgggaagctgtgtcAGTAAACAGGTTGCATCAATATAGAAATTCCGCATTCTTGTAATTAACAGTAAAGATTCCCTGTAAAGAGAAAGATACAGACAcggttcctcttcatttttgcaATTGTTAAACATTTTGTATACAGAATGTGTGCTCATGAGTTTGGACATTGTTGGACACTGGCTCTCAGAACTTCCTAGTGATTTGGGCCATGTTGTttgtggtggttttatttttaaccacCTCATTTGAGGGGATTTTAATTTACCTTTAAGAATTGTTACAGTATTtggcgctttcatgttgctgcttAACACACCAATTAACAATGTTTACCTTATTAAAGCATGGAGTTCCTCCTATTTAGGGAAATACATTCATCTGCACTGTTCAAACCCATCCTGAGTTTATTCTATGAATAGAGTGATGACTACTCAAGTCTGTTGTGATTTCCCAgtggaaacatgaaaaaaaaagtaagtgaaaaaaaatagtgGATGTTTAGAGGCAATCATACAAGGAATAATTGAGGTGAGCTGTAGAGAGAGGGTATTACTTTGGGTAATATCCTAATTTAgtataaaaggagaaatgagaaCTTTTGTGTCTTTTTGTTGCAGGAGTGGTTGGAAGTCTTGTGCATCAGTGATTCATTGGCCTGTTTTACTATTCGAGGTTTCATTTCCATATGCTTAGACTTTCAGCATCTGTTGTGTAAGAGTAGGAGATAAAAGTAATagctctgagttttttttttttttttctgttaaacaaTGATTTTTATTGCTTTAGTACAATAGACAAATTTATGCAACCAGGGCAGAAGCTGTGGATGACTCGTATTTCCAATTGGGGGGCAGGACTCGTTTGGTCTTGTAGTATCGAGCCAACCGGTGAATACGGCTCTCAATCAGAATCAGACGGAATTTAGCATCTTTATCCTTTCTGTTCCTCTCCAGATGCTTTCGAACAGCAACAGCTTTTCTCAAGATTTTGTTGCCTGTCACAAAACGTACTTGTGCAACACCATGAGAGTCTCTCAGGATCACACCGATCTGGGAGGGAGTCAGGCCTTTCTTGGCCAGTTTGTAGATCTGCTCCTTCACGTCGTCAGAAGTGAGCTTCAGCCAGGTGGGGACGCTGCGGCGGTAGGGCAGAGCCGACTGGGACAAGCCCTTCCCGGGAGCGTGCATGCGACCCATGATGGCGGCGGTGTGGTAGCAAAAGGCTAGCTCTGAGTTTTTATGaacttttataaatacatataaagcttttatacttatatatagataggtagataagaaagaaaataacacaaatgcCTTTGTATGCTAGGAGAATATTAAACTCTCCTGAACTTCAAGTGTTCAACTTTTTTCCCCACCACTCTGAGATTCTTTCTAGGAAGAACTGAAGGACTGGGGCAGAAGGACATGGGCCACAACAGGCCTTTTTTGCAACCCTGTCTGAACACCCACTAGGGCTGCACCTCTCCTCGTTTCATCACATAACAAGGAGTGAAGTGAGAGGGCTCCCAGGTCTGTCTTTGAGTCTAAGTCAGCTTCCTCGAACAGATCTTTGGAAATACTGTGGTTCTGAAACCTAAAGGTGTATCTCAAGTGGAATTTGCTGGGGACATCCTCATTCAAATGCATCACCATCAGTTCCCTCCATGGCCATCCACAAACCATTTCCAAGTTATTGTTTCCCAAATCAGGCCTACTTAGGCCTGCTTACTTCAAAACATCTTTAGAAACCAAAGCCTATTCCACTCTGAAAAACTGACCTGAGGTAACAGCAGGGGCAGAGTGACAGAAACATTCATCAGAACCCATGTCATGGGCATATCCCATTGACCACAGAGACCACAGGCACTGCATATTATCAGATCCACCTGCTTACTTATTTACGCAACACTTTGAAAGGGGACACAAATAGctctagtattttttcttttaaaaaaagttttatttaaatatttatttggctgcatcaggtcttagttgtagcatgtacATATCTCAGAAAATGGATGTCAGTTAGTGGTGGTCTTGAGGATACTTGACCGGaaggaaaaaatgtagaaaatgggCTGGAAGATAGTATACCTGAAGCTCCTATGCATTTGGCTCTCTTTAAATATGGTGACTGTGAAATCTGACTAATACCTTCCTTGTTTCTGCCTTCCAAATCTCTGGCAAGTCACACTATTGGTGGACTCTAACAGGAACCATAAAGAGGATGAGTTCTGGAAAATCTAATTCCTAACATTACCTACAGAGAGGATAGCTCTATCCTCTAGCTTTAGATTTTGTTGCCCCACCATaagcctctcttcttttttatttatttacttggctgcactgggtctcagttggAGCATAGGGGATCTTCATTGCATTATGTGGGATGTTTCATTGAGGtacacaggctcagctgctccacagcatgtgggttcttagttccctgcgaagggatcaaacccaggtcccctgcactgcgaggaagattcttaaccactagaccaccagggaagttcctaggcCACTCTTCTTAATTCCAAGTCTATTCACCAAATTATAGTCAGAAGGAAAGATACAAAGcaagatataaatatgaaaataattattcacATAGAAACTATATTCATTTATAAGTGAGgcatacacaaatatttattgaacagtttATTAGCATAGAAAATGTTAAAAGGCTCTTATACTCTTCACTCCAACAAAAGAGCTtggtaagaaagagaaatatatatattggaCTAGAGATATCCGAGAACTGCCATAAGGCTGTTAGGA includes:
- the LOC122699435 gene encoding 40S ribosomal protein S13-like, which encodes MGRMHAPGKGLSQSALPYRRSVPTWLKLTSDDVKEQIYKLAKKGLTPSQIGVILRDSHGVAQVRFVTGNKILRKAVAVRKHLERNRKDKDAKFRLILIESRIHRLARYYKTKRVLPPNWKYESSTASALVA